The following are encoded in a window of Oncorhynchus mykiss isolate Arlee chromosome 11, USDA_OmykA_1.1, whole genome shotgun sequence genomic DNA:
- the LOC110535132 gene encoding probable glutathione peroxidase 8 isoform X1, whose translation MEALEVLGGYPTKPLNPRARMVRVLLSMTVCMGCLLMLHSFLKISKSRKPQDFYSFEVKDAKGRSVSLERYRGKASLVVNVASHSEHTEMNYRSLQELHRELGTSHFNVLAFPCGQFGETEMGASRDIEAYAKNTYGVTFTIFSKVKIMGSEAEPAFKFITDSVKKVPKWNFWKFLVNPEGQVVRFWKAEEPVDSVRQEAITMVRQIILKKRTEL comes from the exons ATGGAGGCGCTGGAGGTTTTGGGGGGCTACCCGACCAAGCCCTTAAACCCGAGAGCCCGAATGGTCAGGGTTCTACTGAGTATGACGGTGTGCATGGGATGTTTATTAATGCTACATAGTTTTCTCAAAATCTCCAAGTCCAGGAAGCCGCAAGATTTCTATTCTTTTGAGGTGAAGGACGCCAAAGGGAGAAGCGTTTCTTTGGAGAGATACCGAGGCAAA GCGTCTCTGGTTGTCAACGTGGCGAGCCACAGCGAACACACTGAGATGAACTATCGCTCTCTGCAGGAGCTGCACCGGGAATTGGGTACGTCCCATTTCAACGTCCTGGCGTTTCCCTGCGGCCAGTTCGGGGAGACCGAGATGGGGGCCAGCCGGGACATCGAGGCCTACGCCAAGAACACCTATGGCGTCACCTTCACCATCTTCAGTAAGGTCAAAATCATGGGTTCGGAGGCGGAGCCAGCCTTCAAATTCATAACAG ATTCTGTGAAGAAGGTTCCGAAGTGGAACTTCTGGAAGTTCCTGGTGAACCCAGAAGGCCAGGTGGTGAGGTTCTGGAAGGCAGAGGAGCCCGTCGACAGCGTTCGTCAGGAGGCCATAACCATGGTGCGTCAGATTATTCTAAAGAAAAGGACAGAGCTCTGA
- the LOC110535132 gene encoding probable glutathione peroxidase 8 isoform X2 — MEALEVLGGYPTKPLNPRARMVRVLLSMTVCMGCLLMLHSFLKISKSRKPQDFYSFEVKDAKGRSVSLERYRGKELHRELGTSHFNVLAFPCGQFGETEMGASRDIEAYAKNTYGVTFTIFSKVKIMGSEAEPAFKFITDSVKKVPKWNFWKFLVNPEGQVVRFWKAEEPVDSVRQEAITMVRQIILKKRTEL; from the exons ATGGAGGCGCTGGAGGTTTTGGGGGGCTACCCGACCAAGCCCTTAAACCCGAGAGCCCGAATGGTCAGGGTTCTACTGAGTATGACGGTGTGCATGGGATGTTTATTAATGCTACATAGTTTTCTCAAAATCTCCAAGTCCAGGAAGCCGCAAGATTTCTATTCTTTTGAGGTGAAGGACGCCAAAGGGAGAAGCGTTTCTTTGGAGAGATACCGAGGCAAA GAGCTGCACCGGGAATTGGGTACGTCCCATTTCAACGTCCTGGCGTTTCCCTGCGGCCAGTTCGGGGAGACCGAGATGGGGGCCAGCCGGGACATCGAGGCCTACGCCAAGAACACCTATGGCGTCACCTTCACCATCTTCAGTAAGGTCAAAATCATGGGTTCGGAGGCGGAGCCAGCCTTCAAATTCATAACAG ATTCTGTGAAGAAGGTTCCGAAGTGGAACTTCTGGAAGTTCCTGGTGAACCCAGAAGGCCAGGTGGTGAGGTTCTGGAAGGCAGAGGAGCCCGTCGACAGCGTTCGTCAGGAGGCCATAACCATGGTGCGTCAGATTATTCTAAAGAAAAGGACAGAGCTCTGA